gggggcggccaagggggggagagaggggggcgccccactagatgggccttaggcccatctgagcctagggtttcccccttcccccccttcctgcgccctgggcctcttgtgggggggcgcaccagcccacctggggctggtcccctcccacacttggcccacgcagccctctggggccggtggccccacccgatggacccccgggaccctcccggtggtcccggtacattaccgatagcacccgaaacttttctggtgaccaaaataggacttcccatatataaatctttacctccggaccattccggaactcctcgtgacatccgggatctcatccgggactccgaacaacattcggtaaccacgtacatactttccctataaccctagcgtcatcgaatcttaagtgtgtagaccctacgggttcgggaaccatgcagacatgaccaggacgttctccggccaataaccaacggcgggatctggatacccatgttggctcccacatgttccacgatgatctcatcggatgaaccacgatgtcagggattcaatcaatcccgtattcaattccctttgtctatcggtatgctacttgcccgagattcgatcgtcggtatcccgataccttgttcaatctcgttaccggcaagtctctttactcgttccgtaactcacatcatcccgtgatcaactccttggtcacattgtgcacataatgatgatgtcctaccgagtgggcccagagatacctctccgtttacacggagtgacaaatcccagtctcgattcgtgccaatccaacagacacttttggagatacctgtagtgcacctttatagccacccagttacgttgtgacgtctggtacacccaaagcattcctacggtatccgggagttgcacaatctcatggtctaaggaactgatacttgacattagaaaagctctgagcaaacgaactacacgatcttgtgctaggcttaggattgggtctcgtccatcacatcattctcctaatgatgtgatcccgttatcaacgacatccaatgtccatggtcaggaaaccgtaaccatctattgatcaacgagctagtcaactagaggcttactagggacatggtgttgtctatgtatccacacatgtatctgagtttcctatcaatacaattctagcatggataataaacgattatcgtgaacaaggaaatataataataacctatttattattgcctctagggcatatttccaacatgttagTCTTACCGAACCTTTCGTTCGCTCTAGCCCCATCCCAAACGTCCTTTTATTCTCCTTCTAATAACCATCGTTTTAATATTATTTTTTCTTTCAGTAACCGTCGTTTCTAATAAAGGTCGCTTTTATCCCGCCTTTTGTTATTTTTGTAGAAACAGTGGGCATCATGTCTGTTTTGCATTAAAGAAACCGCCCTAACCCATGGTTTAGCCATCACAACTCATATACATAATGGTATAAAAATAGTACGTAGCACCTAACTGCCGCTCTTTTTCTTTCCCTTCTTCTAATAACCACCAATTTATGTTTTTCTTTTGGTAACCCCCGATTTAATCCAGCGTCTCTGTTATTTGTCTAAAACAATGGGCATCCTTCCCGGTTTTCATTAAAGAAGACACTTCAACCCATTTCTGTGTTTAGTCACCATAATTCATATGCACTAGTATAAAATGGTAGCAATCAATTATATTCATGTTTGAGTCGATGAGTGCGTATGGCTATTTTTGGAGCAACAACATTCTAATAATCAAATCCCTCTTCGAAATGTTATGGCATTATAGTTATATTTGGCACGTAAAATCATATGACGTTATCAtcgaaagcaacttgaagaaatgtaTGGTCACACGATTTAGCATCTAAGGACAGATATATCGCCTCATTATAACTCTAGCAGTGTACACAATTTTTGTCAAACACAATTGACATGAAGCGCAAAATGCTTGGAATTATGTCGACAGACCATTTCTTCTTCTTTGCCCCATGTATTTCCCAAGCATTAAAATGTGGCACTTCCACGTAAAAAAATCCAGAGGTGGGCCAGGCTTACACCCCTATATATAGGCCCGAAGTCCACCGCCCCCAACCATCAAACCAacccccctctcctccctccactcCCCAGAAACCATCGGCATCAGCTTCTCCTTCTCTTCGTCCGTTACTCCCGTTGAAGCCCACGCACCTTGTTGCTTTCTCCCACCGCTTCTTCGGTCTCTCCCCTGTGCTGGTCCGCTCTCTCGTCATGACGAACCACGCCGCCTTTGCTGCCGAGGACGCGGTCACCGCCGTGGCGGCGCAGGCGCAGCCGGGTCGCCATTTCGCGTCCTTCCCGCCGCGGAGGGCGCGCGACTGCAGGAAGGCCTCCCTGGGCCGCATGGACCTCGCCACCTCGGCGGTGGTGATGGCCGGGTCTCTGCTGGACTCGATGAAGGCCTCCTCGCCCCGCCACGCCATGTCCCCCACCGGCGCCGACCAAGAGGAGTGGATCGTAAGCTTTTTGACATGCATCCATGGCCACGGCGTGCTTTCTTTCCCTCCCTCTCTTCATGGCTGAAGAATCTTTGCCTGAATCGCAGGAGAATCACCCGTCAGCATTGGAGTGGTTCGAGGGCGTGCTGGCGGCGGCCGAGGGGAAGCAGATCGTCATGTTCCTCGACTACGACGGCACCCTTTCGCCGATCGTCGAGGACCCTGACCGCGCCGTCATGACTGAGGAGGTCAGTCTCCCTCCCTCGTTTCGTGTCTTCTGCCGCCTCCTCGCGGCGCGATCGAAGCAGAGCAGATCTGTTCATAAGGTTCCCTCGCACTGTTGTGTTCTTAATTAACGTGGGTCTTTGACGCAGATGAGGGAGGCGGTGAGGGGCGTCGCGCAGCATTTCCCGACGGCCATCGTGAGCGGGCGATGCAGAGACAAGGTACTATACATTCTAGTGCCAACATACCATCCCGTAGTGCTACAtttattgctgctgctgctgctgctgcagcatttatttttgttgttgctttcttcgTGCCTGTTTTTTCCCCCTCTCCTCCAACGTGCACCGTAAACGGAATCTTCCAGGTTCCCTTTCGTAATATTTGGGCGTTGATTTTCACCGCCCACATGACATGGCATGCATGCCGCATTTGGTTGCGGGCGTGAACCTAGACGCTATACACACAACAGTACATTCAAAGAGGCATAGCGAGCGTTTTTATGAGCGTTTTCTCGCAGTAGTATTTCCGCCCACAGAATGAGAGAAAGGCAGGGACCCTTTCCCTTTGCTCGGTTGCCTCTTCTCCCTTGCAGTAGTACTTCCGCCCACAGTATTTTTTGCACTGTATTTgtatttatgggctggtgcaataCATACGCAGGTGTTCAACTTTGTGAAACTGGAGGAGCTGTACTATGCCGGGAGCCACGGCATGGACATCAAGGGCCCCACCAAAGTGTCTAACCACAAGGCAAAGGTTAGTTAAGTTAGTCGACATCTCCCTACAGTCTCCGCTTTTCGTCGTGAAAGAGTCTTTTCGGCCCTAATTTTTTGTTCGCGGTAATTAAATCCCTTGTGAGCTGCGTGATTGAGTGGTTGTTGGATTTGTCTACGCAGGCTGACGAGGTTCTGTGCCAGCCGGCGACCAAGTTCTTGCCTGTCATCCAGAAGGTAGGCATGCACGACCTGACCTTGTCTTTCACCGGTGGGATCGAGATTAATTAAACTTTCTGAGACGAAACAAATAATGTTCCCAATCAACTACTAGTAACCTTGGTGTCCTTCTTTCTCGCTATCAAGTCCACCACTGGTACTTTTATCCAAAAAAAGTCCACTACTGGTAGTACTAGCTACTGATAGAATATATGATTTGCTGACAAGTCTGGCCCGGCTGGATCGATTGCAGGTGTATAAGACGCTGACGGCGAAGATGGAGTCCATCCCGGGGGCCATGGTGGAGAACAACAAGTTCTGCCTCTCGGTGCACTTCCGCTGCGTCGAGGAGGCGGAGTGGGACGCTCTTGGGAGGGAGGTGAAGGCGGTGCTGGACGTCTACGAGGACCTCGAGATCACCGAGGGAAGAAAGGTCCTAGAGATCCGGCCCACCATCGAGTGGCACAAGGGGAAGGCCCTTCTGTTCTTGCTTGAGTGTCTTGGTGAGTTCTTACACAACACATCATGATTGTTGTAACTGTGGTGGTTTCCTTAATGGAAATCGACGGTGCAGCCCGTTGTTTTGTTTAGAAAACGTCGCCACGCGCCGCTTAGCCTGCAAAGAAAACGGCACATGATTGTCGTAACCGTGGCGGTTTCTTTCTTTTTTAGAGAAACCGTATATCATCATTAAACAATATACTCTCAGTATAGATACAAACATACACATAAACTACATGAGAGACCAAGAAAAGACCATAGCCATAGAAACTTTGCAAAAGAAACGCAATAAAAAGATTTACAAAAAACCCGGGTGTTTTCTTTAAAGGAAATCGACCGCACAGCCCGTTGTTTAGAAAAAAAATATAGTGCATGCATAAATATAGTTGCTACTTCATGCATGTCTCGTTACTTACTTGCTACTAATGTAAAGTTTTGATGATGGTTTTATCTTCACAGGCTTTGCGGGGCGTGGCGACGTTTTCCCGATATACATCGGGGATGACCGCACAGACGAGGATGCGTTCGAAGTATAGTGCGCGATACACCTGTCCTCTTTTGCGCTGATGCACGGTATCGATCCGATCCGTTGAAAGAACAAATGTACTGACGCTCTTTTGCAAAAAATTAAAATAGGTGCTGCGCAACATGGGACAAGGCATCGGGATCCTTGTGACAAAGTTTCCAAAGGAGACTAGCGCATCCTATTCTCTGCGTGAGCCTGCTGAGGTATACACAACAGTCcactatatatatgtatatatgcatGTATATGGAATGTATAATAGCTGCATGCCTATTTTTGTGCAGTCATTTTATGCTTTCTAAAGTTAGCACGGCTAGCTACCTACCTACCTAAAGCAACTACATACCATATATTGTGCACTGTTGCAGTAGTAGAGCTAGCCGTTAGGTGCATGACATATACTACATGCTCTCAAACTGCTTCCCGGTAAAGTCGATTGTTTGGAGAAATAAAGCAATGAAATGTTAATAATTATGGGCTTTGAGTTTGACATGAATTTTGTTTTCATATGTGTAACCTGGCTTGGTCATGTTATGCAGGTAAAGGAGTTCCTGCACAAGCTGGTGAAGAGCAACGAGACAAAGAAGGGTTAATTCATCAGCTAGCAGCCTTCTAGCTCTAACTCAACATGGAGATCGAGCAGGCTATATATCTAGTACATCAAGTCTAGCTTGTTTCCTTTTTGGACTTGGTGTGTCTTTCGTTTCATCTAGTAGAACATTGCATGCATGCGTATTGGGATCGATATATAAGATCCAGATCGAGCAGTGACCCTTGCTAGGCCTTGGCTCCGAAGGTTTCTATTACTGTATCCTTCTCGCAAGGTCTTGTAATTAGCCCTCCGTTAATTTTTGTTTTGCGAATAGCCTTCCCTTATTAGCTATGACAGAAATGGGAGTGACAAAGTAGCCCTCCTTTTTCTCACCCTACACTATAAACTTGTTCTATTACTTGTTTCATCGTTAGCTTGTTATGATGTGATCTCCGTTGAGAAGTTGTAAGTTATTGCTGTGCTAGTATTGTTAGTTACTCCcactgtaaactaatataagaacgtttagatcactattttagtaacctaaacgctcttatatttctttacggagggagtatgttgcaTGGTACCTGGTCGTTGTAACTGTTGCTGgtgaaaaatgaaaagaaaatatgGTATGCAATCAAGGGAGAAGCTGGCATGCGATCGAGGCCCTAGCCAAGTGCACAGTACATGTGTATGGGTATGCAGTGCACAGACCGATTCGCCAACAGTTCGTAAATGCATGGACCGATCATGTATGCCTGTGTGAGAAGTCAAAACTACCAGTAGCTAGCTACCAAGGCCGTCGGGCCTGCTTGCTTGCCCCTGTACGGCCAATCCTGCACCTTCAGATCAATGCATGGCACTGCATGCTGGTGGCGGAGTAAATTCCACCACAGATCGAGCATGCGACCGATTACTGAGAAGGCGGATCGAGTAGTGCATGATGCATCGGCCGGTGCAGCCTGCGCTCGAGCAGTCTCTGCGCCCATGCTTCCATCGATCTCGGTCGGTCACAGACGCAGCATCGAATCACGTGTCACGACCAAgagtactctactactactcctTGGCTCACAGATGCATGCATGATGCACACCTTCACCTACCTGGCTGTGATTAAACAGACATGCACCCGCTTTGTTTAATTGATCTTGCAATCAAACGCAGTATAATTTGACGTCGATCGGCACCGATTCGATCCCCGCTCGATCGATCTCCGGCTTGCAAGTTGCGACGACAGGCAGTGCAGGCACCGATTATTATGCTCTCCTGTTCTTTGCCGAGTAGAAACAGTAGGGGAACACCAAATCTTCTCGTCACCGAATCTGGCCTAGCTAGCTAGTGTATATGAATATGAGCTTCTTTCCAAACTCCGGCCCTTTTATTCTCGCGCCCTTTTGACTCAAACGGGCATATGGAGACGTTGACATAGGCATCACCGCATGCATATGGAGATTCTCCTACCGTATGGATGCTTGGAAAACCCTCCTTCCGACCAAGCACCATCACCCGCGCCTCTGGAACAGAAGCAAGCGTAGCCGGCCACACAACGTAGCACAAGCCCTCTTTATCGCAGCCTAGCTCGTACTCGAAATGCCCCGTCCATGCCTTAACGTGCAAGAACACTGCACTAGCGGACAACGGCGCCACTATGTGTAAAGCGGTTTTAGGAAGTGCCCCATTGCAAAAGCTGGTCAGGCAGGCCACGAGTTGGACTCCACTTGACTGTTCATGCATTTGGACACCGTAAAGTTTATATTCTTGGTCCCTAGAAACTGCACTTTTGTGAAAATGTCGTCGCCGCGAGCAACCAAAAATCGGTGCCTTGAGTGTCAGTGGCACATGATTGTCCGGTCCAACGAGCGAGCATTTCCTTGGTAATACTACATATCTTGATGATTTTCTGCACCCACCAATGGTTTACAAGTGGGGgaccttttttttttgcgggattaCAAGTGGGGGACCTGACCTAATAGGTTGCCACCTTTGATCGATCGTCGTGCCATGCGTGGAAAGACACATGGTGACCCATGCTTTGGCGCCCAAAAGAACAATTAACTGCGTGCCCTAGCTAGGCTTACATGCATAAACAAGGAACCGACACGCCCTCGCCGGGTTGGAATAATTGGAGGCATAAGAGGGAACGCTTCGGAGCCAACCACTTAACCTCAAATCTGTGGGCAAAGCAAGGCCGCTTTCCCCTGATATAACAAATGATTGGTGTACATGCGTGATCGATCGATCTATCTAGGCTGCAAACGCATAATATATATACTCTTGCTGAACTGAGCGCCACCTGTGGTGAATCggtgaatcttcctcttctttatgCGTGGGTGGATATGTGGAACACTAATATTTAAGCATGTCACGAATCAGGGCTACAAGGGGTGATCACATGCTGGTCACATTCGCGAGGCCGAGGGCCGGTGGCCGAGTCAGTGAGCGTTAAAAGGAGCTCTCCTCCTCTTCTTAGGTCCAAAGCGATGACAAGACCGTGCACATGATCGCCAAGTTGCAGCAGTACTGGCTTTGCTGGATAGATAGCTTTATGTTTTTATCGATCGTTGCGTGGTGCAAGGTGGTGCATGGTGGTCCTGGTTCCTAGGTACGTAGCTAGCTTGTGTTGGAAATTTGATCGGCATAACAGACTGAGTGAAAGGGGGAGTTTCACTCCCACGTACGTGCTATGATCGGGAGCAGCCAAACCCAACAGACTGGTTTCGGTCCCTGGCCCATCAGtgtctcatactccctccgtttgagaAAACTTGTCTCTCAAATAAATGTATCTAGCATTAAGTTAGTGTTAGATATATCCATTTGAGAACCAAGCTTGAGACAAATTTTTTCGGACAGAGGAAGTATATATTAAGAGGGGGTCGTGTATCTCTGCACACACGCATAGTATGAGAAAAACACCCAGAACCTCGTAACTACCGATCCATAAAAGTGGCGCTGAAGGGTTAGAAGGCTGAGGCTGACTACCACAGTCGGCCACCCTAGGACAGTGCTGGCGAAGTCCTGGTACCATCTACGTCCATGCCGCCCTTCTTCCTAGCAGTCTCCTCACTATTGGAGGACCCAAGGTAAAGGCACGAGACTGATGCTTCGCCTACGACGGCCTCAACTATCTCAGGTTCTTACCAACGTTTCCGCTTTTGCCAAATGTTGTGGTGTTCTAATCATGAGATCTAGATCCTAATAATGTTGATCCTAAAGAGAAATTTTTCTAACAGCTCGAGCGCGCGGCGCGGCCACCATGGTTGATCTCGTGTGTGGGTTCACCGGCGGTTCACGGGGCCAGCGAGTGACCAccactaccggaatcgcaccctatgccgacggtggccgtacatctatgccgacggccctggccgtcggcaacgtcatcgcctaacggcggccgccgtcaagtgttGCCCAATGGCTTCTCGCCATGTGGCGAGACGCCGTTCAGCATGGGcgcgtctatgccgacggcccagcCGTCAGCTTAGTTTGAAATTATGCCgatggctaggccgtcggcataggcacgCCACGTGTCAGATACTGGGCGCTCCTGGGGCAGGTCTAtaccgacggccaggccgtcggcatagacgtgccacgtgtcggccactgggagctcatgccaggcctatgccgacggcctggccgtcggcatagttttcaCGTGTCGTccactgggagctcacgccaggcacctggaggggggaaacgggcgcgtcgggtctacacggaggggatcttgccgtgggtctggcccggatgttgctccaaagtgttcctatgggctgacctaccacaaccgggtggataggtccactgctcaaagcccgtccgtgcaaagtcaaagggctagaccccgtggtcaaacgctacagggttaggctggacgggggccctgggggtagcaatgccacccgagcgtcgcaccgggccctcatacatgcggggtggtgtggtggcatgtcccaagaggcggcacgcgtctccggggtgtgcccccatccaagtgacggcggcactgccttgcgtgcaggggggcacaccgcggagccccaagacgggcgtctacgcatgcctgaacactttcacatatgcatcggggcccgtgcgatgtttcggtgacatagctacaccccgaatccccccaccaactaaaattccctccgtgtcgaccgtttcccccctccgtgacacggcgataGCGACGTTAGTAACGGGAGGCAATCGATATACAATCagggtatgtttttttagataaggcataattatcttatgcaaaaacaaaaactaaaataaagtaaaaatgagaaaataaagtaaaaataaaaaattgtatgccgacggcctcgccgtcggcatacctgtgcacacacggaggtgcagtcccacggatcgatgacgtggcatggcgtacggatcgatgacgtggcagaggggcctatgccgacggctacacCGCAGGCATATATTTGCCATAGGTAGTATAGAGCGAAatttaaaataaaactaaaaaaatgtatgcctacggctaggccgtcggcatatctgtgcacacacggaggtgcagtcccacggatcgatgacgtggcatagcacacggatcgatgacgtggcagaggggtATGGGCCAGGTTTATGCCGACGGCAAGGGCTGGCACgggtatgccgacggccgccgttaccaGCCGTCGGCGTAGGCTCAACGTCGTCAAACGGTCAGCGCTGACGGCAAGGGCTATGCTGACGGCCGCTCCTATGCCGACGGGCCCCGTAGGCGTACCTCGAGCGGTCCCGACGGCCTCGtatatgccgacggccccgtcggcatatatgtatttatgccgacggcttttctacgcctacggcctgccctgggccgtcggcatagcggcatttatgccgacgggtgccgtcggcatagatttggccgTCGGCAAACGAAGTTTTTCTGGTAGTGCACGGCGGAGAAGGTGAAATATACGAAGGAAAGACGAGTAAAGCGGGGAGGAAACATAGTGTGCCATCTTGATTTTTCAGAAAAGGAGACGCGGGCAAAGCGAAGCGACGATGCGTGCATGGCATCCGGGTGGCTGCTATGCGTTTGCATGGTTGTACATGTACGAGTATTGGATGATTGAGCAAAATTGCGTGCGAGATTCGGCAGAGTTATTACGTAAATTATTGGTGCTTTGCACTTTACTTGCTGGAGCTGGACTGTGTCTGTAACTGAACTTCTTGGCACACAGTACCGTATCAACGGTTTAGCTAAAAAAGAATATAGTGTCAACGGCGAGATTTCTTCCAATCTAAATTAATCAGGTAACTTATATAGTAGTAAATGAATTGGACGCGCATAACGCTCGACCGTTACCCCTAATCGCCGCAACGCTATGTCGCAAGGCTCTCCACGCAACCGTGACCGTTTGCGCTGCAATGATCAAGGCACGGCCACACGTCATCCCGCTGAACCCCATCGagttttccttttcattttttgaTAAAAACACAACCCTTTATTTAAACTTCCAcaacattgtcaatacaaaatctgTTGATGGGCTCCTAGCCCCGTGGCCAGAGCGCGATGGCGTCTCATAGCCGACGCGGGTTTGAGCCTTGGCTCGAGCGTTGTATCTCACATTCCCCTCATAGTTAAAAAGCCTAACTAACCAAACATGGTGTCCTACAGGAAGAGATGTTGACGCCCTCGCCAAATTTTATGCTTCAAAATTGGACTTCCTCCCTTTATGCATTATGTTCGTCCCTGCAAAAGAGGGCAACTTCGTCTTCATTTCGTTGATGATCACCGCCGAGGGGCTAAGGTAGTTCTCCTTTACGCGAGTTACTGTCGTCATACCGTTCGTCGCCACGCATGGTCATTCAAGGTTCAAATCAGCTGACAATAAAATGCCTCACTACACGATGTAGCTTCCAAAATCTTTGGACCAGTAAGCCCTTCAAAGCACCCAGGAAtttgccatggtcatccccataaACCGTTGCACGGGACCCCATTTCCTTGCATGGACACTGCTGCATCTACATTGCTCTTTACATCCACTCGGGAGGCTTGATCCACTTCTTCACACTGCTCAAACCCTTGCTGGAACAGTCTTCTTGTTTGATGGAATGGGTTCAAGGTCATCAGGGAACTTACTGATAAACACATAGTAGACAACGGGCTTTCAAAAATCTATTCATGCATTGCTGCATTGCTTTCTGACGTGCCCACCAGATAGCCCACAATGTGACAAGCATCttagcaaatttcttctcattaatGGATTCTTGTAGAGTAGCTAACCACAACCCTGTATCTATCACTAGACATGTGATAATGTGCTCCAGCAATTGCTCATCAACTAGAGCCCACACAGTCTTCGACATCCGACACTCAATAAGAGCGTGTTTCCATGAATCTCCCTCTCTGTTGCAGATGGCATACATGTTCGAGCCAGCTATGTGTCTCCTAACAAGCATTTCCCTGTCGGGATATAATCAGCCTTCAAAAGCTTCTTCCAACTGATTTTGGGTGCCCCCTGTATTAGAGCTAGCCACTCTCTTATCCAACTAGTGTAGTCTTCTTCTTTTTGTATCTGCCAACAATCTATAGGATGAGCGAACAGAGAAACTCCCCGAGCATTCATATTGCCAGGCCCAACTATCCACCGATGATTGCAAGCTCCGTGGAATATTAAAGATGGTTTGTGCGTCCATAGGGCACATGTGCTCCAGAACTGCTGTCCGGTTCCATGAATGTGAAGGGCCATCGATCATATCTAAAACTGAAACGGGGGTAGGGAGGTTCAATGATGCCAAGTGGAGCACCTCAGTAAGTTGTCCCTTGGCAACCAGTTTTGGTCCCAGATGTAAGTGGAAGTGCCATCACCAATGCGTCTAATTACCCTTGTTCTAAAACGTATAAACCTTCATGAATCGCTCGCCAAAAGTGTGGGCTActaatacgtatccaacgtatctataattttttattgtttcatgaaaCTAAGCCTTTAGATGCTCATTCTAGCTTTGTTCTGAGCCTTTGTCAGTAAGCAGTTTCTGCGATTGCAATTTGGCAAACAGTTAGAAATTGCATTCTTCATAGTGACGTCTTGAATGTTATCACTGATTTTGGAGCTTTTCTTTCGATGCACTTTAGAAATGTTTTGAATAACCACTCAAAGGTTTCCTGTTTTTCATCTTTTATCAAGCCGCATGCAAACATACAGTTTTCTCCATGTCCGTTTATTTCAACAAATTGAGCAAACCTCAGATCATATTTGTTAGTTTTGTAAGTTGTGTCGGAGCTCAGAATGTCACCGTATTGATCATAGTTCCTCCTTCTAGTTCCATTTGACCAAAAGATATGCATGCCATTCTTTTATGGGTCTGTTTGAATGAGTAGAAGAACGAGGGATCTTCTGACTTTTTCTTTCAAAGAATGAAACAACCTGCATCATATCATTTCGGACATACTATCTCCTCATCTTTGTGCCCATGTTGCTAATGTGTTTCCCTGTGTAAGGCAATGATGATAGGCCTCTTCTCGTAAGAATGCCATCCATTATTTTCCTAGGTTAGTATGTTTACCCTTTTGCATGTCCTGATTACATCTTTCTCTGGTGGactcatgtatttgtgtgatcatAGGAACGTCATTTCGCCGAGTGGATGAAGCTCATGATTGTGCTCAATTAGGAGTCTTATGACTACCCAGTGATCAACTTTCCAGGTAACGACCATCTGAGCTCTACGCCCTGTCTTGATGGTGTAGTTCCTTCTTCTATCTATTGTATTCTCTAATTCAGTAGGTGTGTCCTTAGTCAATTTATACTTTCTTC
This region of Triticum aestivum cultivar Chinese Spring chromosome 2D, IWGSC CS RefSeq v2.1, whole genome shotgun sequence genomic DNA includes:
- the LOC123052019 gene encoding trehalose 6-phosphate phosphatase RA3 produces the protein MTNHAAFAAEDAVTAVAAQAQPGRHFASFPPRRARDCRKASLGRMDLATSAVVMAGSLLDSMKASSPRHAMSPTGADQEEWIENHPSALEWFEGVLAAAEGKQIVMFLDYDGTLSPIVEDPDRAVMTEEMREAVRGVAQHFPTAIVSGRCRDKVFNFVKLEELYYAGSHGMDIKGPTKVSNHKAKADEVLCQPATKFLPVIQKVYKTLTAKMESIPGAMVENNKFCLSVHFRCVEEAEWDALGREVKAVLDVYEDLEITEGRKVLEIRPTIEWHKGKALLFLLECLGFAGRGDVFPIYIGDDRTDEDAFEVLRNMGQGIGILVTKFPKETSASYSLREPAEVKEFLHKLVKSNETKKG